In Euwallacea fornicatus isolate EFF26 chromosome 20, ASM4011564v1, whole genome shotgun sequence, a single window of DNA contains:
- the LOC136345664 gene encoding uncharacterized protein yields the protein METQDSKLGVPSGKKGAVAKTILKDRRDVTGRGNMPLVRKGSVPESLMRKEEVEGVEIGFARREEVPNNAPKGKRKRMDESILGGEEEGPRALLDVARKQVGDVDRILKESYHPKQELVDAVSVLKSTIRSMVLEEEGKGQENKKLEEENKRLRDEVARLRAGKPEGVSIECQTETEEERKNGVVKKRLITLAREGKILEAIKERWDDGIFEATEIARGDPTSEGFRMDLAVLVGKGNSALKERFLQLLPELRKLEAEEGRIASLVQTCNLRKGGSVLTKTKHVYFKELESTGPVGVFEALKVLAATMREEGRDSVSIPLVPGADPWQLRKVCELACWNLKENIRVKLYLPGGTSSRKEGVQGSGPKRPEEEVVFVAKQEGVSYSETLREVRQLLANRQTKVDIGTVRDTKKGEVLITLPKGDEQGEELKNILGKGMGEDNVRLGGNRKFVVFQLTGLDGITTGEVATGAVATATGLNPKKLRLKGLKASYGSCQTATFLVREGDAASLRVVTNWGVGINMCWLKERKDSGRCYRCWELGLRAQACKRVDRTRLCTPCGMEGHSAKDCKDPRYCPLCRAEGHSAGGPNCKGPIKALVSGRGTDRKNQLGRNQGRPKRRTRFGRLPRRGVRNKSSAVVNVESVNGTMAVFKELRCLQINLDRRRCHRLAEPNQAQKNVIRDSDEGEFIWLKRRMKVKPIHRDREFVAVELGRFKLVSVYFSPNKTTGGMDGRRVLIARDLNAKCQMFRSGVKNAYGRVLEEFVGVRELSFFVRGGGNLLKTPGFDRPLCPPPTH from the exons ATGGAGACCCAGGACTCTAAACTGGGGGTTCCTTCGGGAAAGAAAGGGGCTGTAgccaaaacaattttgaaggaTAGGAGGGATGTAACTGGGAGAGGCAATATGCCGCTCGTAAGGAAGGGAAGTGTTCCGGAGAGCTTGATGAGGAAAGAGGAGGTAGAAGGTGTTGAGATAGGATTCGCAAGGAGAG AAGAAGTGCCAAACAATGCACCAAAagggaagaggaagaggaTGGATGAATCCATTCTGGGAGGAGAGGAAGAAGGTCCCAGGGCTCTCTTGGATGTAGCCAGGAAACAGGTAGGCGATGTCGATAGAATCCTGAAGGAGTCTTACCACCCCAAACAGGAACTAGTGGACGCTGTCTCTGTGCTGAAAAGCACGATTAGGAGCATGGTGCTGGAGGAAGAGGGGAAGGGGCAGGAGAACAAGAAACTCGAGGAGGAGAATAAAAGACTAAGGGACGAGGTCGCTCGGCTAAGGGCTGGCAAGCCGGAGGGAGTGTCTATTGAATGCCAGACGGAAACTGAGGAGGAGAGAAAAAATGGTGTTGTTAAAAAGAGGCTAATAACTTTAGCTAGGGAGGGAAAGATCCTGGAGGCCATCAAGGAGAGATGGGACGATGGGATCTTTGAAGCTACTGAGATAGCTCGTGGAGACCCTACCAGTGAGGGTTTTAGGATGGACCTGGCGGTCCTGGTAGGTAAGGGAAATAGCGCGCTTAAGGAGCGATTCCTGCAGCTTCTCCCAGAGCTGAGGAAGCTCGAGGCTGAAGAAGGGAGGATAGCCAGCCTCGTGCAGACGTGCAACCTTAGGAAAGGAGGTAGTGTACTTACGAAAACTAAGCACGTCTACTTTAAGGAGTTGGAAAGTACGGGGCCGGTAGGGGTTTTTGAAGCACTCAAGGTCCTCGCGGCAACAATGCGGGAAGAGGGGAGAGACAGCGTGTCCATCCCGTTGGTGCCGGGTGCCGACCCGTGGCAACTCCGGAAGGTCTGCGAGCTGGCATGCTGGAACCTGAAGGAAAACATTAGGGTAAAGTTATACTTACCTGGAGGGACATCCTCCCGCAAGGAGGGAGTACAAGGTTCGGGCCCTAAAAGACCAGAAGAAGAGGTAGTCTTCGTGGCTAAACAGGAGGGGGTAAGTTATAGCGAGACCCTCCGTGAAGTCCGACAACTGCTTGCCAACAGACAAACCAAGGTTGACATCGGGACAGTCAGGGACACTAAAAAAGGTGAGGTGCTAATCACGCTCCCTAAAGGAGACGAACAGGGAGAGGAGCTGAAAAACATCCTGGGGAAAGGAATGGGGGAAGATAACGTAAGATTGGGAGGGAATAGGAAGTTTGTAGTGTTCCAACTTACGGGACTGGATGGAATCACTACAGGTGAAGTAGCCACTGGTGCGGTGGCCACCGCGACCGGACTGAACCCCAAGAAGCTCCGGCTCAAGGGGCTTAAGGCAAGCTATGGAAGCTGCCAAACCGCCACGTTCCTCGTTAGAGAGGGGGACGCGGCTAGTCTTCGTGTAGTCACCAATTGGGGAGTTGGCATTAATATGTGCTGGCTCAAGGAGAGGAAGGACTCGGGAAGATGCTACCGATGCTGGGAACTGGGACTTCGGGCCCAGGCCTGCAAAAGGGTAGACAGGACCCGACTATGCACTCCTTGTGGGATGGAGGGGCACAGTGCGAAAGATTGTAAAGATCCTCGCTACTGCCCCCTCTGTAGAGCGGAGGGCCACAGCGCGGGAGGACCCAACTGCAAGGGGCCAATAAAGGCACTTGTAAGCGGTAGGGGTACTGACCGGAAAAATCAATTGGGCCGGAACCAGGGACGTCCAAAAAGAAGGACGAGATTCGGAAGGCTACCGAGGAGAGGAGTACGGAACAAGTCAA GTGCGGTAGTGAATGTGGAGAGTGTAAATGGCACGATGGCGGTATTTAAGGAACTCAGATGTCTACAGATCAATCTGGACAGAAGGCGTTGCCACCGACTTGCT GAGCCTAACCAAGCCCAGAAGAATGTCATTAGGGATAGTGACGAGGGAGAGTTCATTTGGCTTAAAAGACGGATGAAGGTGAAGCCGATACACAGGGACCGGGAGTTCGTGGCGGTGGAACTGGGCCGGTTTAAGCTGGTCTCGGTATACTTCTCGCCGAATAAGACCACAG GAGGCATGGACGGCAGGAGAGTTCTCATAGCTCGGGACTTAAATGCGAAATGCCAAATGTTTCGTTCTGGCGTCAAGAATGCCTACGGGAGAGTCCTGGAGGAGTTCGTTGGAGTGAGAGAGCTTTCTTTTTTTGTGCGAGGAggtgggaatcttcttaagacacctggcttcgaccgaccattatgtcccccgcctacccactaa
- the LOC136345635 gene encoding piggyBac transposable element-derived protein 4-like, producing MSGERFSFLINCLRFDDKETRLERKKADSFAPIREIWDIFIAKCRNSYIPSSYLTIDEQLVGFRGRCPFRMYIPSKPCKYGIKIIMVCDSSSKYMLDASPYLGKSTKTNGLPLATYFVQELTKSVHGSNRNITMDNWFTSVSLADCLLKDPYKLTLIGTLRKNKTEIPKEMLDITDRYPNTSMFCHDQMKTMVSYMPKRKKIVLLLSTLHEGVEISSIGKPAIIMNYNETKGGVDTFDQMCSNMNSGRKTRRWPMVIFYDMINIACINSYIIYCSNLVKLNKKPLSRYQYMIELSRCLAETWLKERLNIKTLHSNIRQDINDILNISVENETTEYQNKKRKICFYCPSNKRHMTTTYCNQCKEAICGEHRGNNTVTHKIDRTYRKS from the coding sequence ATGAGCGGTGAGCGTTTTTCATTCCTAATAAATTGTCTTAGATTTGATGACAAAGAAACTAGactggaaagaaaaaaagctgATTCATTTGCACCCATTCGTGAGATATGGGATATTTTCATTGCAAAGTGTAGAAACTCGTACATACCTTCTTCTTACCTAACTATTGACGAGCAGCTAGTTGGATTTCGCGGACGATGTCCGTTTAGGATGTATATTCCAAGTAAACCGTGCAAGTATGGCATCAAAATAATCATGGTGTGTGATTCTTCTTCAAAATATATGTTAGATGCCAGTCCCTATTTAGGAAAATCCACGAAAACAAACGGATTGCCATTGGCTACGTACTTTGTACAAGAGCTTACTAAATCTGTCCATGGTAGTAATAGGAACATTACCATGGATAATTGGTTTACATCTGTAAGTTTGGCTGACTGTTTATTGAAAGATCCATATAAACTTACGCTAATAGGGACTCtacgaaaaaacaaaacagaaATTCCCAAAGAAATGTTGGATATTACGGACAGATATCCTAATACATCTATGTTTTGTCACGATCAAATGAAGACGATGGTATCGTATAtgccaaaaaggaaaaaaattgttttacttttatcCACTCTTCATGAAGGTGTTGAAATATCATCCATAGGAAAGCCTGCAATTATAATGaattataatgaaacaaaGGGTGGAGTAGACACATTCGACCAAATGTGTTCTAATATGAATTCTGGTCGCAAAACTCGAAGATGGCCGATGGTCATATTTTACGACATGATAAATATTGCATGCATAAATTCCTACATAATTTATTGCTCAAATTTAGTGAAACTAAACAAAAAGCCTTTGAGTAGATATCAATATATGATTGAACTAAGTCGTTGTCTCGCGGAAACATGGCTGAAAGAAAGACTAAATATCAAAACTTTGCATAGTAATATTCGGCAAGATATTAATGatattctaaatatttctgtggaaaatgaaacaaccgagtatcaaaataagaaacgaaaaatttgtttctactGCCCCAGTAATAAAAGGCATATGACCACTACATACTGTAACCAGTGCAAGGAAGCCATATGTGGGGAACATCGCGGAAATAATACAGTTACTCACAAAATTGACCGTACATACCgtaaaagttaa